One part of the Candidatus Zixiibacteriota bacterium genome encodes these proteins:
- a CDS encoding urocanate hydratase (catalyzes the formation of 4-imidazolone-5-propanoate from urocanate during histidine metabolism), with protein MSNTEYVPVKADRGTAKTCKSWHAEAAMRMLRNNLDPEVAEKPEELIIYGGSGKAARNWECYHAIVDSLKSLEKDETLLVQSGKPVGIFRTFEHCPRVLIANSHLVPHWANWEKFRELEKLGLIMFGQMTAGSWIYIGTQGILQGTYETFAACGQKHFGGDLRGRFILTGGYGGMGGAQPLAATMNGAVILGIEVDEDRIEKRLKTGY; from the coding sequence ATGTCAAATACAGAATATGTGCCGGTCAAAGCTGATCGCGGCACCGCAAAGACCTGCAAGAGCTGGCATGCTGAAGCCGCTATGCGCATGCTTCGCAACAACCTCGATCCGGAAGTGGCTGAAAAACCGGAGGAGCTGATCATCTATGGAGGCTCCGGCAAGGCGGCCCGCAACTGGGAATGCTACCACGCGATCGTCGACAGCCTCAAAAGCCTCGAAAAAGATGAGACCCTGCTGGTGCAGTCCGGCAAACCGGTCGGTATCTTTCGCACTTTCGAACATTGCCCGCGGGTACTGATTGCGAATTCTCACCTGGTACCGCATTGGGCCAACTGGGAAAAATTCCGTGAGCTGGAAAAGCTGGGCCTGATCATGTTTGGCCAGATGACCGCAGGTAGCTGGATATATATCGGCACCCAGGGGATCCTGCAGGGTACCTACGAAACTTTTGCCGCCTGCGGGCAGAAGCATTTCGGAGGAGACCTGCGTGGCAGGTTCATCCTGACCGGAGGCTATGGCGGTATGGGCGGTGCTCAACCATTGGCGGCCACCATGAACGGCGCGGTCATACTTGGTATCGAGGTCGATGAAGACCGGATCGAGAAACGTCTCAAAACCGGCTATTG
- a CDS encoding DUF4416 family protein, with the protein MDVKPVKLICGLIYHEIDILREVTEVMIENFGSIDNESDVFDFDHTDYYQDEMGDKLTRKFVSFEKLIQPDRLAEMKTRANQIETQFARKNNGSRGRCVNIDPGYIELSKLVLASTKNFSHRIYLDRGIYGEVTLIRKGDSFIELPWTYPDYLNPVTLEFLENVRNTYKTQLRKEVKPDIFRIPAMIFKRAKAEVSLT; encoded by the coding sequence ATGGATGTTAAACCTGTCAAGTTAATCTGTGGATTAATTTACCATGAAATCGATATTTTAAGGGAAGTCACGGAAGTGATGATCGAGAATTTCGGATCGATCGACAATGAAAGTGATGTCTTCGATTTCGATCATACCGATTATTATCAGGATGAGATGGGCGACAAACTGACCCGCAAGTTCGTTTCCTTCGAAAAACTGATCCAGCCCGACCGCCTGGCGGAGATGAAAACCCGCGCCAACCAGATAGAGACGCAATTCGCCCGTAAAAACAACGGTTCACGGGGCCGCTGTGTCAATATCGATCCGGGCTATATCGAGCTGTCCAAGCTGGTTTTAGCCTCGACCAAGAACTTTTCTCACAGGATTTATCTCGACCGCGGAATCTATGGCGAAGTGACTTTGATTCGCAAGGGGGACAGTTTTATCGAACTGCCCTGGACATACCCCGATTACCTCAACCCGGTCACTCTGGAATTTCTGGAAAATGTGAGAAATACTTACAAGACTCAATTAAGAAAAGAAGTCAAACCGGATATCTTTCGTATCCCGGCTATGATCTTCAAAAGAGCCAAAGCCGAAGTATCTCTGACATAG